A genomic segment from Nicotiana tabacum cultivar K326 chromosome 7, ASM71507v2, whole genome shotgun sequence encodes:
- the LOC107802322 gene encoding PRA1 family protein E, whose protein sequence is MAISEKPSNYGTLPTSTPPPLPTAHSARKPPRPPPPGPLPPQPPRPSTTFLSTTRSNTATRRPWHVFFDYTVFSLPYNYSEAMSRVRRNLNYFRVNYTMVILLIIFLSLIYNPISMIVFLVVSIAWLYYFSEEPIVILGAHLDDRLVLVGLGLVTVIALAFTHVGLNVLVALVIGFCVLGLHGSLRGTEDLFLDENEAAEGGLLSVVS, encoded by the coding sequence ATGGCTATTTCTGAAAAGCCCTCCAATTATGGCACACTTCCAACTTCCACCCCGCCACCACTCCCCACAGCTCATTCCGCCAGGAAACCCCCTCGTCCACCACCACCTGGTCCACTACCACCACAGCCACCGCGTCCCTCCACCACCTTCCTCTCAACAACCAGATCCAACACTGCCACGCGCCGTCCATGGCACGTGTTCTTCGACTACACCGTTTTCTCCCTTCCCTACAACTACTCCGAAGCCATGTCGCGCGTGAGGCGCAACCTCAACTACTTCCGTGTGAACTATACCATGGTAATCCTCCTCATTATCTTCCTCAGCCTTATATACAACCCAATCTCCATGATCGTCTTCTTAGTTGTATCTATAGCTTGGTTATATTACTTCAGTGAAGAGCCAATTGTAATATTGGGGGCCCATTTAGACGATCGCCTTgttttggttggtttgggtttggtTACTGTCATTGCCTTGGCGTTTACTCATGTGGGTCTCAATGTTTTGGTTGCTTTGGTTATTGGGTTTTGTGTTTTGGGCCTGCACGGGTCGTTAAGGGGAACTGAGGATTTGTTCTTGGATGAGAATGAGGCTGCTGAAGGTGGCTTGCTTTCTGTTGTCAGTTGA
- the LOC107802320 gene encoding pathogenesis-related protein PR-4A precursor → MERVNNYKLCVALLIISMVMAMAAAQSATNVRSTYHLYNPQNINWDLRAASAFCATWDADKPLAWRQKYGWTAFCGPAGPRGQDSCGRCLRVTNTGTGTQTTVRIVDQCSNGGLDLDVNVFNQLDTNGVGYQQGHLTVNYEFVNCND, encoded by the exons atggaGAGAGTTAATAATTATAAGTTGTGCGTGGCATTGTTGATCATCAGCATGGTGATGGCAATGGCGGCGGCACAGAGCGCCACAAACGTGAGATCGACGTATCATTTATATAACCCACAGAACATTAACTGGGATTTGAGAGCAGCAAGTGCTTTCTGCGCTACTTGGGATGCCGACAAGCCTCTCGCATGGCGCCAGAAATATGGCTGGACTGCTTTCTGTGGTCCTGCTGGACCTCGAGGCCAAGATTCCTGTGGTAGATGCTTGAGG GTGACGAACACAGGAACAGGAACTCAAACAACAGTGAGAATAGTAGATCAATGCAGCAATGGAGGGCTTGATTTAGATGTAAACGTCTTTAACCAATTGGACACAAATGGAGTGGGCTATCAGCAAGGCCACCTTACTGTCAACTATGAATTTGTCAACTGCAATGACTAA